From a region of the Rhipicephalus microplus isolate Deutch F79 chromosome X, USDA_Rmic, whole genome shotgun sequence genome:
- the LOC119175526 gene encoding uncharacterized protein LOC119175526, with the protein MNALVILTISLVTRVFAGNLGGGAGGLGPAGAEPGGPLLNGGVGLGAGLGVGGGGLGDGLGGALGQALGGGFGGPLGAALGGGVQALAGPAVTTGPVSVGAPVAVSRTVSIPAPVATPVATVSFLKQPVIHLKYVTKPVVSYVRQPVATVHHAIRPVVHVTHAVAAPAIAATPAVAAAPAVLGALGGPAFVGGLGGVGLGGLGGVGLVGTGLGNTGLGGLGLGGLGLGAGSLGLGGGLGGVGNGVVVKAKHLKS; encoded by the exons ATGAATGCACTC GTGATTTTGACCATCTCGCTGGTCACCCGTGTCTTCGCTGGAAACCTTGGTGGTGGAGCCGGTGGCTTGGGACCGGCTGGAGCAGAGCCCGGAGGCCCGTTGCTTAATGGAGGCGTTGGTCTGGGTGCTGGGCTTGGTGTTGGCGGTGGTGGCCTCGGTGATGGTCTTGGAGGTGCTCTAGGACAGGCTCTTGGAGGAGGCTTTGGTGGACCTCTTGGCGCGGCACTCGGTGGTGGTGTGCAAGCTTTGGCAGGCCCTGCTGTTACCACAGGACCAGTGTCCGTTGGTGCCCCAGTGGCCGTAAGCCGGACAGTGTCCATACCAGCACCGGTGGCGACACCCGTGGCTACAGTATCGTTCCTGAAGCAACCCGTGATACACCTTAAGTATGTCACAAAACCAGTGGTGAGCTACGTACGGCAGCCAGTAGCCACCGTCCACCACGCCATTAGACCTGTGGTGCATGTCACACACGCCGTGGCTGCACCAGCTATCGCCGCCACGCCAGCTGTGGCTGCTGCGCCGGCCGTGCTTGGGGCACTGGGCGGACCAGCGTTCGTTGGGGGGCTTGGTGGCGTCGGCCTAGGTGGTCTTGGAGGAGTGGGACTGGTGGGTACAGGCCTCGGCAACACAGGTCTGGGAGGCCTGGGTCTTGGGGGCCTAGGTCTAGGTGCTGGAAGTCTGGGTCTCGGAGGTGGACTCGGCGGCGTCGGAAATGGTGTGGTAGTCAAGGCCAAGCATCTGAAGTCTTAA